A window of Pungitius pungitius chromosome 19, fPunPun2.1, whole genome shotgun sequence genomic DNA:
acacctggtaGGTTTCTCAGCTCTgcacacaaaaagtaaataaacgtcacctgcagcagctgcagctcaaaGTTAATTCACACACCTTCACAGCAGCTATTCTAGCCTCCCTCCTTTGAAtaaatgatgacacacacacacacacctggtcatACTCCGGTGTGGAATAACGTATCCATCTGATGAGGTGGGGTCAGGTCTGAAGGATTAACGCTGTCGCCTCGTCACCATTTCCTGCAAGTCTGCAGAGGACGTGGACTCAACCGACTCGTCCTCTAGAAAACAAGCCACAGGTGAGTGTATTTACCTGTGTGCTCAGGTGTGCATCTTTAAGTTTCTTCACTGTCTTCAAGCCAGCCTGTTGGTGTCGATCACGTCTGCAGATTTAAATAGAGGTTTTGGTTCTAGTTCCAAAGTGTTCATGTCAGATTTGTATACGTTGGTCCAGTTTTATTTCCCTCAGTCGTACCTTTACCTGTGAAAGTAGATCCTCAGTCTTCATTAAAGTTTCAGAGAGGGAGTCTCGCTCCAGTGAGTGATGAGAACAGCTGATGGTGGCTCACATCCTCAGGAATACCCGCCTGGTATTGGCCCTTTTATGATTGCCCTCTTTATTTGTTCAAGAAGGaatcaataatgaatgaaaacaattcaGTTTGAGCGTAATCTCAGGAAAAGGAGTAATTTAAAGGGTGAATTGTTTTATCATCCTATCAATAAGAAACAATTCATGTgtacttcttttattttcattgatACTTTCTTCCATGTCTGCTTTGCCTTCATTTCGAGGTGCAGATCTTGAAGaacaaagagaggaaagaggccTGACGAGGAGATGGGAGTGAGAGAAGCATAGAGGTGGGAAAAGGTAGACAAGCCGCCTTCAACAGGTGACACCCGGGCGAGGCGATGGCGGCGTGGCTCGGCCGGCTGCCGCTCGGCGACGCCTGGTACGACGTGTGCTCCCGCCTGCTGCGGACCAAACCCGTGGGCTCGATGGCGCACGGCTCCGATGACCTCACCGAGCTCGGGGAGGGGTCGGCGGTCGGGCTGGCCAAGGTCCTGACCACCGTGGACCTGGTGTCGCTCGGGGTGGGCAGCTGCGTCGGCACGGGGATGTACGTGGTCGCCGGGCTGGTCGCCAAGGCGATGGCCGGGCCCGGGGTCATCCTGTCTTTCATTATCGCGGCGGTGGCGTCCATTCTCTCAGGTGAGGCAACGGAACCGTGTCCAACCGAAGGTGGTCGGTACTGTCTGACTTCCTGATTAATCTGGAATCTCTAATCTTACCAAACGCCGATTGCCTCATTGAGCTTTGTGTGTATTTCGGGTCACAGGTGTGTGCTACGCAGAGTTCGGTGTCCGGGTCCCGAAGACGACCGGCTCCGCCTACACCTACAGCTACGTGACGGTCGGGGAGTTTGTGGCGTTTTTCATTGGTTGGAACCTGATCCTGGAGTACCTGATTGGCACAGCGGCGGGGGCGTCGGCTCTGAGCAGCATGTTTGACTCTCTGGCCAATCACAGCATCAGCGACTACATGATAACGCACCTGGGCACGCTCAGGGGACTCGGTCAGTACGATCAGCCCGACGTCTTTCATCAAGTTAAGAGTATTAACAATTGACTGATTGTAATCTAATCAACAGAGAGGAAGCCCTTCCCGTCATATCGGTTCTCGCTCATTCCAACACTTAACCATGAAGTAGTTTCCTCCTAAATGGTACTGTTGCTCCCAGGTAAAGGTGAGGACACGTACCCTGACCTGCTGGCCCTGTTCATCGCCCTGCTGGTCACGGGGGTCGTGGCTCTCGGCGTGCGGAACTCGGTGGGCTTCAACAACGTCCTCAACGTGGTCAACCTGGTGGTCTGGGTCTTCATGATCATCGCcgggctcttcttcctctcccccaGCAACTGGGGGGGCGGCAGGTTCCTCCCGTACGGCTGGTCAGGGGTGAGACGAGCAGCCGTCTCTGGCAGCCTTGCGGTGTGGAAGGAGTCAAAAACGAAGCTGGTCTCTTGTTTGCCCGTCAGGTGATGCAAGGTGCGGCCACTTGCTTCTACGCCTTCATCGGCTTCGACATCATCGCGACGACGGGGGAGGAGGCGAAAAACCCCAACACCTCCATCCCCTACGCCATCACGGCCTCGCTGGTCACCTGCCTCATGGCCTACGTGTCGGTCAGTGTTTGCTGTAactttgggttgtttttggataaaagcaaatTGGATTGAAGGAGAAATAAAAGCCTGAAAGCAGGCGATTGGCTGCTAAACCCGTCAATAACAAGGAGCTTCCACCTCTGATCTGGTCATGGTGTGGGGACAGACGTTGGATGAGCGACTGGTCTTCCTCCGTGCAGGTGAGCGTGATCCTGACTCTCATGGTGCCCTACGACCTGATCGACGGCTCGGCTCCCCTCATGGAGATGTTCGCGGTGCACGGCTTCCTGTGGGGGAAATACGTGGTGGCCGTGGGCTCCATAGCGGGCCTCACGGTCTCTCTGCTGGGCTCTCTGTTCCccatgcccaggatcctctacGCCATGTCCCGGGACGGCCTGCTCTTCGGGTGAGGGGGGGCGCCAAAAAGGTGACCGCAAGGGTTCTCCAGTTCCCGGGCCGATTgatttgtgttgtgtgtccaGGTTCCTGTCCCACGTGTCGGCGTTCACGCACACGCCCGCGGTGGCGTGCGCGGTGTCGGGGAGCCTGGCGGCGCTGCTGGCTCTGCTGGTGAGCCTGCGGGACCTGATCGAGATGATGTCCATCGGCACGCTGCTGGCCTACACCCTGGTGAGCGTCTGCGTGCTGCTGCTCCGCTACCAGCCCGACGAGGAGAGCGACGCGTACAGGCCCGGCGCCGCCGAGGACGGGGTCGGGATGGACGGGGTCGGGGCCGCCTCAACCAAAGATGACCAGGGGCTGATCGGAGGCCCGGGCGGCGACGGGGCGGCGTCCTACCACGGCGGCGGGGCCGAAGGAGACGGGGACGGCGCCGAGTTCCACACCGGCCGCGCCTCGCTGCTTAAAAGGCTTCTGGGGGGTCACTACTACACCCTGAGGCTGCGGCTGGCGATGCCTGACGCGTCGGCCCGGCCCACGCCGGCCACCGGCCGCACGGTGACCCGCTGCAccgtcctcttcttcctcacgtccttcctcctctggtcAACCGTCATATTCGGCGTGGAGCGGGGCACCGGCATCGGGGCGGCGTTTTCCGGCCTCACGGCCACGCTGATGGCGGGTTCCTTGGCGAAGCTTTTGGTCACGATCATCCAGCAGCCGCAGAGCGCCACCAAGCTGCCCTACATGGCGCCCGGCGTGCCCTTCGTCCCCGCGACGGCCATTTTGGCCAACAGCTATCTGATGCTGAAGCTGTCTCCACTCACCTGGGCCAGGTTCACCGTCTGGTGCTTCATTGGTGAGAAGAGACCCTCTTGATGTCAAAGGCAGGCTTTCTTCCTTTAGAATATACATGTTCTCTTATTTTAGTCCTTATTTCCACCACAGAGGCGAGCTAGTTGCTAACGGTTgattgttaaaaatgttaaaactgtcttttctttttctttatattAGTTTCCAGCTCTTTTGTTGGGGAAATATTGTAATTTAATCCATTATCAGATTTCACAATATAGGAAACACTTACTTACTTAATTTTATTCACTTAGATCATAGTCCTTTATCATAGAGTTTGAGACACCAAACTGAAGCATGTAAAGTACACATTTAGAGGAGCGTATGGATTAGATGGAGCAGATAGAAGAACCTGCAGCTGGTCGGCAGATGACGGGCCTTCTGGAAGCCACGACGCGTGACGGTCTTGATGTTCCTCAGGTCTGCTGATCTACGCTTGTTACGGAGTGTGGCACAGCACGCTGGAGCAGAACGCCCGGGAGCAGCAGGCGCACGCCAGCTCCTACCAGCGCTACGACAACCACctggacgacgacgacgccggcGGCGACGTTTTGGAGCGCGACGAGAGGCCCTACCAGGGCTGGTCCGCCCCGGAGGAGAGGGGACACCagcagaagcaggaggaggacgcgTGCGAGGGCGCAGAGCAATACGAGCGTAACGGCGAGCAGCGTGGCTATCAGTCCGAATCGGGGGGCCAGTCCGCAGGCAAGTCCAGAGGGAGGACCAACCACGGCTTTGAcgtggatgaagaggaggactgAGCAGAGGTCGCTTCCTCCAGAGGGCACGGTCTTTTGAAAGGACATTTTTAATTGTCACCAGAAGAGGACAGAATGGACGACCTCCCATCGCGGCACCCTGGATGTGCACCGACAGACATCCTGCTTCCACAGACTGTGCAGAAGAAGTGGGCGTGGTCATCGCGAAGTCTCCTGCTGGTTTGTGGACTCCCGTTTTCAAGCCTTAAACCGTAAACTCTTGCTGGAGCCTTTTTGGATTGTGGCTCCTCAccaagttgtttgtttttgcagaaaATGTATGGAAGTTACCATATTTGGATGTATGCGTCTCTGGCACCTATCAATCAGAATGTAGCCTCGCCCTAAAGCATACCTTGCTTTATAGTTGCTTTATGCACAAAGCTTGTCTTAAAACTTTATTATatctagtgaccagcagggggcgactcctctgctcccatagacgtctatggtctctagtttcaagtcttcttcaattcAGCATGATGTTCACTTTGTGAGTCAAAGACCATAAaggaggggatgctttagggcggggcttagttTGATTGACATGTCTCTACCAGAGACACACTCCAAATATGGTGACTTCTGTTCACTGGTcccaaaaaactgaaaatggtGACACTCACTCTGCTTCTGTACTCAAGTCAGGTTCTTCTCTCATTGGTTGAAACATCGCGGGGGCGGAGCCAGAGACTCCTCACTGTCCATTCTGTTTCTCAAATCTCAAACAACTTCTGTCAACAATAACAATGTTGGTTTCATTAAAACTCACATCTCAATCTGACAAACAGCTTTTAAGAAGAAATGGCGTCTCCACTTCGGCTCTTTGGAGGCCCTGGAATTTACTTTAGTGTGTTTTTACTGGTTTGAGTGATTCGGTTTTTACCGGGAACTCGTGTTGGCGTGTGCACATTTTAACGGACGTTTCAGGAATAAATGTCTAATTTTGAGTGAAACGCTGCGACTCTTAATCTCTTATAAACCTTTATTAGATTTGACACTACAGGTGCTCGATTGATACTTATTGATTATGCTGTCTATAAACGAGGAAGCTAAAAGAGTTTCTGGTACATGATCGATCTAAACTAGATACTTGCAATCTGAAGGTAACATTTGGAAAAACATGCAATTTAAAGTGAAATAATATACATTtcaacaaaaccaaaccaaaccaaatgcAGATGACGTAATTCACCTCGGCCTAAATGTTTAATGATAAATCATGGCGCACGGCGGCTTCACACTCGCTCGCTCTTGGCGTGGTTGGCGGGGGGGTCCAGCGGCGTGGCCGTGCCCCCCTGCCTGGAGTAGTAGTAGAAGCTGTTGCCCCCGCTCTGGGGGCCGGGGTCGATGCCGCGGCAGAACAGGATCACGGCGGCCCCCAGCAGGCAGAGGCCGGAGCCCACCCAGCCGGCGTAGAGAGAGAAGCCGAACGCCATCAGGTGCTGCTCGCGGTGGGCGGCGATGGGGAACCAGACCGTCGATACCACGCCGCACACGGCTGGAGGACGCAGGGAGACACGGGGGACGTACGTTAGGAATCCATCTCTGGACATTGTGGAGGGTACTCACTGATCACACTGTGCGACGCAGCACTCCTGCATCTGTACATCTTAAAACGActctgtgagtgagtgtgctCTTCCTCAcccatgaggaggaagaggacgccTCCCACCCAGGCCCGCCGCTGCTTGATGGCGGCGTTGTCGTTCTGCAGCCGGACGAAGGGCATCGACATCAACACCAGCAGCAAGGAGGGAAGCCCGAGGAGACACGAGCAGATCATCAGAGCGCGAGATGTTTGGATGTAGGCTGGGGAGGGGttaaagaagggggggggggggttacagaacACACTCATGACTGGTTTTACAACACAGATGATGTGAAAAGTTTCTTGTTTAAGTCACCTGGCAGGGACAGCACCTGGCTGAGGGCCACGCAGTGGTAAAGCGCGGGGGAGATGACGCACTCCGCCCACAGTCCCCGCGAGCCCAGCTCGTCCATGCGGACGCACGTGGTCACCGAGTAGTCGCAGGTCCGAACCCAGTCGTTGGTTGCCGTGGCGACGATGATGCCGACCCAGCCCGCACAGCTGGCCGCGCCGCCGCTCGCCTGCCTGCACAAGTGCGCCATGGCGGTCACGCGCTTCACTCTGACCAAATTAAAGCAATCCGAGAAACGATGGTTCTTCGCAAAAACTCCAAATATTCACTTCTCTCTGCGTCGCTGCTTCTAACGGatattaaataattcaaatgatcCGAATAGAAGAGTTCGCTCCTTCGAGGTGATCCGCAGGGCAGAAAGGCTGAGAATGAGATTTATTAAAGGGAGTGGTGAAAAACATAACTTCAATCCAGACGAGAAGCCAATCCGAACACATGTGAGATCCTAATTTAAACCAGATATGGAGACAGACTCgaggcacaaaaacaaaatcaaaacttATGCTTCAGAAAAAGCAGCAGATACGGACCCGGAATGTTTGCTTAGCATTTGAGCTTTATCGATGAATTCAGTCGTCATTGTATcagtttatttaataaaatactgGTTATTTCCATCGTTTTACTCATCTGCCTcactgctgccctctgctggctcCTCGGGGattaaaacccccaaaagatCAAAGTTAACtgattaattattcatttgttaAATAATTTCAAGCATGAAACCAACAAAATGTCTCTTTACTGATagtgaccttttttaatccacaGACAGGTTGTCcagaatataattatataaaacaTGAAACTTTCATTAATCACTTACAAAGTCTacgtatttttattattattattgttattatttttttacacacacaccgGTTATATTAGCTACTGGATAGATTTTCTTTGTTGACGTCACGttctaaaaaaactaaatagacaaatttatatatatattaaatgttcAAAATCCTTCATGAAATAGCTTCAAATTTACACTCTCCAGTGGTGTGAAAAATGTACAGAAAGGACCAAAAATCCCCCCCATCTGGTCTCCTGCTACAGTCCGATCGGCCCAAACGGATGAATTTCTTCTGGACTCTTCTGCTGGCGTCTCTAAGGCCACACCTCGATCTATAATCTCATAAATGACCGTGAATCTCTTTTTGTGACGTTGTCCCGTCGTCCTTGGTGTCAGCTTTTGTGTCTGGTGAAAGCTCCCTTGCCCCCTCGCCTCCTTGCCTCCTCCTCACTGGTTCCTTAGCGCGTTGATGTGGGCGCAGATCTTCAGAGCCGGACCCAGCTTGATGTTCATGCTGGTCATCAGGTGGTCCtcggtcagcagcagcagcgcctggCCGTCGATCTCCTGCAGGCGGAAGGCCTCGGCCACGTCGCCGCAGCCTGCAGCACAAAGGAGAGCACATCTGGACCAACACATCTGGACCGTGGCACACATTCTCTACTTCAGAGCTAAATCCCTCAAGAAAACTGCAACTAAACCTTTAATGCAATTGTTCTATTCTATAATTGTATTTCTTGCATTCAGCGTtcagcatttctcttttttaagcagcaaaacaaacacaaattccttgacatttcttttcattctgaagggaaatcaaagaaaaaaaaacattaattacTATTAATAACTTACCGAATTCATGAATAAACAAGTTGAGCGTCACCATGATCATATAAGAAGAGCTTTTGTCCCAAAACAACCTTTTTAAAAGGTTAAATGGTTGTTTTCCTGCAACTGCATTTATTCTATTTAGGGAATTAATTGTTCCcataacttaatttattttgtttgttgcaaATAAAACAGAACTCGTTTGCAGTCTTTACACAGCAGTGGATTGTGGGAAAAGAAGATGCTGACATGGCGTTTTCAGGTGATGCAAAGTGTCGCCACCTGCTGCCCGATCAAGGCGCTGCATGTTTGCGTAACTAAGGACAGCCGAGCGTCCTTTCTGGTTATTGAtcggcatcgggggggggggggggggggctcacctggCAGCGTGTGGATGAAGGCGGTCACGTCCTCCACGCTCCACTGGGAGGGCGCCGGCTGGAAGGTGCTGGTGGGCGCGGAGGAGGTCAACGTGGGCGCCGACGCCCTCCTCGCTCGCCGCGCTGCCCGCCGCTCCATCCTGGCCGTCATGGCAACGGCAGGatcctcctccatgtcctcctcctcctcctcctctccccgttctccctccatgtcctcctcctcctcatcctcatcctcccccTCGTCTTCGGCCGCCgccttctccttcccttccttctcccGCCGCCCGGCGCTCCAGAGATCGCGAGGCTGCAGAGACGTGAGTAATACAACGTTTATTAAAACTCTCAGTAAATGAAACACATGTTgttatttgaatgtatttttgtacttagtttcatttctttgtttaatctgTTGCCTGAGAAGTACTTTGAACTACTCTAACCTGCATAAAAGGTCTGAATAATACAAAGACTGATTGTGTAATACGCTCCACTTAAAGTACTATAAGTACTGTATTATCACTTAAATATACCTGCGTGTCGGAGTACTGTGAGCAGTGTGTTTGGTGGTGAGTTCAATGTCCCTACCAGTCTCAGGAGAAGAGGCTTCCCGGGAACAGACTCCGCCCTGTTcaggactgggcggggcctctCGGACCGGCTGCCGGCGCTCAGAGCGCGCAGGCGCTTCGTCAGCCGGACGTTGAACCTGACGAAGAGAAGAACGAAGGGTTAATGGCGACCCTCGTCCGCGGCCTCGATTCGCACTCGCATATCTGCACTCGGCACCTGTGCTGCGTCCCCTGCGCACCACATCCTGCACACAGCGCCGCAGCCAATCAAACCCGGGCCTCACCCGCGTGCACAGGAAGTGGAGCAGAATCGCTTGGACCGCATGAAGTTGTGGGCGTGGCCTCGCTTCCCGCAGAACTGGCAGTGCAGCACCGTCCTGTCCCTGTGCGTCGTCCCTGTGTGCGAGACATCGAGACGTCGGTCGCCGTCTTTACTGAAAGTAACCGTTATTTGTCTCTGGATTCTTTTAACACTATGAAGATCTGTTTGACAACAATCCAAAATCACAGAAAACATATTACACGTATGTACTGTATGGAGGTTGTGTTTCACAATGAGAACTTAAGGATATTAAAGATATTCCCTAAAGTACCAGACTTTTCCTCTACGTAGTGAAAGGCCACAGAGGCTCTTACGGTCGACGAGGTCGTCTGCGTCTCCGGCCGCCTCGCCCTCCGACTCGCTGGAGCGCGGCACCGCTTGTCCTGCTGCGTTCGTTGCGTCCGCTGCGTCCGCCACAGGCGACGCGGCGCTCCCATTGGTCACGTTCACTTCCTCCGGTTGGCTCCCCGGCTTTTGGACCAATAGGGACGAGCGGTTCACCTGCAACGAGAAGGAAAAACGGTGGCTGAACACGCTGAGAGTTTGTTGTCCTGAGATGGACCATGATGACGTATTTAAGCATTTAGCTTCACTCACACGCTAGACGTAGCATTTTGCTAAAATGTAGCACTTTGCTAAAATGTAgcaatgtcattttaaatgcatctttgttttatttctatagATTGACGAGAAAAAGCTCTGTGTGCTTCGTACAGGAAACGGCTGCAGCCCCTCCTGGATGACGAACCCCTCCACCAGGTGAGTCAGCACCTGCTGGCCCTCAGGCCACGCCCTCGGCTCCCAGGGCCCGCCTGGCGACCGGTCGACGCTCTCGGACTCGTCCCCCGATTGGCCGAGGGGTTCCACCGCCGACCGGGCCGACTCGCCGACTTTCTCCGACAGGCTGACGGCGGTCtgtggcgggagggggggggagatatctgtcgaggggggggcgaagggcgagggggggggagactgggAGGAGAGGCTGGACAGCGCTGGGAGGAGCAAAGACAAAGATCTCAGTCAATAAGGTCCTCACCAAGTATTTCACAATGTAATACTTGGTGAGGAGTTTATTTTGTGACAACCAGTGCCTTTCCGTGATATCTGACATAATATGATGCCTTTATGTTGTGCAATGATCCCAAATGTGTGTAAAGGTAAATATACCTGACTGGTTGTCGGACTGCGTCGACATGTTCTCACAGAAGTCCTCCTGGCTGACCGGCTGCAGGTCCTGGTGAGACCGACTTTGGACGGAGACCTCCGGTGCTGGGACAGTTACTGGGACGGGTGCTGGGACAGTTGCTGGGACGGGTGCGGAGACCGGTATTGGGACAGGTACTGGGACCGGTACTGGGACCGCTTGGACTGGAGCCTTAACGAGGCCTGTGGGGGGTTTCGAGTCTTTAACGGCGTCGGGCGTGTGGACAGGTTCCATCTTCTGATGGATCTCAGACTGGTCCATGGcggcctcccctccctcctgctccatctttttctcctctccgtCGCTGCGGccctcctccgtcacctccatTTGCTCCTCCTCTCCGGCCGTCTCCGCTTCCTTCCGGGCGGCGAGGCCTCCTTCCCGcggcctctcctccttcccctctgtctccccctttgGGTCTTTACTGGCACTCGCCTCCCCCCTGACTCCCTGCCTCACCCCTCGTCCTCTCTCTCGCTGCTCCTCTCCGgccttcccctcccctctcggGCTGGCAGGCGGCGCCTGAGGCCCGGGctgactgggggggggcggcgcacTCAGGAGTGAAGGAGGCgaggggagacaggaggagctGTTCTTTGGCAACGACGGgtcgggaggaagaggaggcgccTCGCCGCTCCACGTCCTCTTCAATGGGCCGGGCGGCTCTGGCGGCGCGTTCTGGCGTCCAGAAGAGAGGGCGATGATCTGCAGCTGCCGCGCCGCCGAGGGCGAGCGCTCAAAGCGGGCCGCGGCGGACACGGACGGCGGGCCGCGCAGCGCCTGAGTCAGCGGCCTGCTGACGGGGAGGGGGGCCCgacaggcggggggggcagcgccGATCGGCTGGAGGGACGCGGTCTGCCGCGGCGCGGCCGCCCTGTGGCCGTTGGCAGGATGGAGGCGGGGCCTGAGAGGGACGACTCGCACCGGAGAGTAAAGAGCTGTaagaggagagaaaatggaTGGAATTAATTAAGTTGAACAGGAAAAGCCACGTTCACGCTTCTTTCTATTTTATGAATCATGTCTTTGTATAAAATGAATagtttgtggtcattttatGAAGTAATTGcgcagttcttcttcttctccttacTAAGGATAATTACTGCTCAAACCATGTGACTGAGTGAGTGACCCTCTGCTCTGACCAACGGGAAGCTCGTGCACGTTTTCCTCGTGCTGACCGACAATCCCGgaagtgaaacaggaagtgagaccTACTCGGGGGCGGGACGGAGAGGTGGCGCCCGGGTGCGGTTGGTCTCTCCGTTGCCGCGGCGCAGGACAGCGGTCGCggcctgaggggggggaagagggggccgtgagggcgagagaggggaggcggggccgAGCAAGGCGGCTTGAGGCGCAGGGAGGGCGGGATGGTGAGggccccgtggggggggggcctcagggTGAGACTCTGGAGCTGGAtgaggagacagaaagaaacaTCAGTTCGATTCTGTTTCCagcctttgtgctaagctatgctaagctatgct
This region includes:
- the LOC119198672 gene encoding probable cationic amino acid transporter; its protein translation is MAAWLGRLPLGDAWYDVCSRLLRTKPVGSMAHGSDDLTELGEGSAVGLAKVLTTVDLVSLGVGSCVGTGMYVVAGLVAKAMAGPGVILSFIIAAVASILSGVCYAEFGVRVPKTTGSAYTYSYVTVGEFVAFFIGWNLILEYLIGTAAGASALSSMFDSLANHSISDYMITHLGTLRGLGKGEDTYPDLLALFIALLVTGVVALGVRNSVGFNNVLNVVNLVVWVFMIIAGLFFLSPSNWGGGRFLPYGWSGVMQGAATCFYAFIGFDIIATTGEEAKNPNTSIPYAITASLVTCLMAYVSVSVILTLMVPYDLIDGSAPLMEMFAVHGFLWGKYVVAVGSIAGLTVSLLGSLFPMPRILYAMSRDGLLFGFLSHVSAFTHTPAVACAVSGSLAALLALLVSLRDLIEMMSIGTLLAYTLVSVCVLLLRYQPDEESDAYRPGAAEDGVGMDGVGAASTKDDQGLIGGPGGDGAASYHGGGAEGDGDGAEFHTGRASLLKRLLGGHYYTLRLRLAMPDASARPTPATGRTVTRCTVLFFLTSFLLWSTVIFGVERGTGIGAAFSGLTATLMAGSLAKLLVTIIQQPQSATKLPYMAPGVPFVPATAILANSYLMLKLSPLTWARFTVWCFIGLLIYACYGVWHSTLEQNAREQQAHASSYQRYDNHLDDDDAGGDVLERDERPYQGWSAPEERGHQQKQEEDACEGAEQYERNGEQRGYQSESGGQSAGKSRGRTNHGFDVDEEED
- the LOC119198297 gene encoding claudin-11-like, translating into MAHLCRQASGGAASCAGWVGIIVATATNDWVRTCDYSVTTCVRMDELGSRGLWAECVISPALYHCVALSQVLSLPAYIQTSRALMICSCLLGLPSLLLVLMSMPFVRLQNDNAAIKQRRAWVGGVLFLLMAVCGVVSTVWFPIAAHREQHLMAFGFSLYAGWVGSGLCLLGAAVILFCRGIDPGPQSGGNSFYYYSRQGGTATPLDPPANHAKSERV